TTGATCACACTTAATTTGTGCTCTGATCCTAAATACACATGCCAGTTTCCATTCTGTGATGGAGAATGATGGCAGTGACTGGCTTCTCTGAGCATATGCACTTGTAACTTGCATTGAGGAGGCCTCAGATGTGGACTAGTTGGCTTTCTGCATTCTCAGTTCATGAATGGACTGTTAGTGGCCAGGAAGTCACTTGTTGTCCATTCCTCCAATAGATCAATACCCTCCTGTGAGTGCATGCACAGGGTGTCTGGAATAACCTGAGATCTTCACTTCACCAAAAAAGGTGAAGAATTGGAGTTTCAAATTCCCACGGTATGGGAAATAGTGCCTTTCTCCAGGGAGCACTGTGCCTATGGCCTCTCAAAATGGCAGGCTATAATGGTTTGTAAATGTTGAAGCAGCTTTTGAAGGCTGCTAGATACCTGGTAGATAGTGGACACTGGGAGTGCATTCACTCACTCCCTTCAATGaggtgggctgctctgtcctgcaTAGTGTCTACTTTGTGCATGTTGCAGCTCCACTTCTTGGGAAAAAGGGAGAATATTCATCCCTCCATGGGGCTTATGTCTGAGAAGCATTCTCTTCCCACTCTGAGGATGAAATCCCTGTACCCTTCCCTTTAGCAGGTGGGAACAGCTATCACCAATAAGCCTGTTGGGTCTTAACTGTTAGTGGTGTCCCATATCAATTGGGCAGCATGTGCCCAAACAACCTACTATTGTATATCTGTGAGATGCAGCTACCCGAGAAAAGCCAGAGAAATTTACATGACTGTTTTTTGACAAAAGAAACTTCTCAGCCTGATCAGTTGGAACTAGATAACCTgctctaacaaggtgtagagctggatgaacacagcaggccaagcaccatcagggggagcaggaaggctgatgttttgggcctggacccttgagaaatggggaggggaaggggtcccTGAAATaggaaggggtggggaggtgaATGGATGAGGGATAAAGAAACAGGTGGTGAGGAGACTCCAGTCTGAGGTAAGGATGGAGCCAATCAAGTCAAGTGAGTTGAGTAGGCCTGTCCGTGGGGATGGGATTTGAGGTGGCGGGGGTCGGCgggaggtggggtggtgtggggaagtaggtgggaggaaggacggacCAGTCGGGGAGGTGGGAACTAGCTGAGCTGTGATTGGGGGAAGGGAGATCTTTCAGCTTAAGTCctcactgataccattgggctgcagggttcccaagcagaatacaaggtgctgttcctgcaacctttgggtggcattggaGGCCCAGAATGAACATCAACTGTCCCCTCCTGCCCCTCTGAAGGGGAagtagtttgtgactgggaggtgcagctgctgGTCACGAGCCCAGCATAGGCACTCCACAAAGTGGTGTCAAGCCTCTGCTCGgatttcctgatgtagaggaggccacattaggagcagtggatacagcatacctAACTGCAGGTGTGTAGGTCCACTTcatcttgatgtggaaggtcttggggcctgggatgaggggagGTGTAGCACAATCTGTGTGGCAGGAAAAAAGCCCTGGCTAGTGGAATGTACAAGGGAatcagtggtctctccagaaggcagctaAGGTTGGAGAGGTAAAACATGTCTTTGTCAGATTGTAGATTGTataagtgccagaggatgatgcactggGTCCTGGCATTGAGGTGGTACTGAAGGAtgagaggattctgttttggttgtgtgAGGGATAAGATGCAAGACCGGTTGTGTTTTTCTTCCACTAAAGGGAAGTTACGCTCCCTcggaaaacgaggacatctgggatgcccaggagtagaatgcctcccCTCGGggctggaggtgaaggaattggattAGGGGATGGCGTTTTCCTTCCACAGGAAGGTGGgtaaggtgtattctaggtagctgtaggagtcagtaggtttgaaatATATCAAAGATTGATAGACaaacttaaggttgaggtagaAGGCTCTAATGAATTAGAGGAACCGTTCAAGCTCCTTTGTgggatgtaatggaggaagatgtgGAGTTTATGGCCCATCTCCCTgtagaaggattgttccacaaaTCCTAACAGAAGCAGGCACAGCCTGGGCCCATGCACgtgcctatggccacccccttcctctgtaggaggtgggaggaattgaaggagaagttagggGTGAGGATGAGTTGGCTAGTGGACAAGGTTGTTGGTGAATGGGGACCAGTCAGACCTGCAGGATgagagaagcagagggccttcgGCTATCTCCATGGGGAatggatgaggttggaggctgtgggtgggaggtcatctccAGTGAAGTTGTAAATGGACTAggagatggtttggtggtcaggggtggagtCATGATGAAGGGCGGGGTGGTAGGAGGTATCGGCTGCTCTTCCACACAAGTATATGTGGCACTCCAGCTCCTGGCATTTCCTTAAACCCTGTTCAGTCACGAACTTCATCCAATTCTGATGGTGCTTAGAGTGGAAATGCTCTTCTCTCTACAGACAAGAACAGGCATGGTCAATTCACAGGTTTTGGTCAAGGAATTTCAAGTTTGCCTGGTTACCAGGAGGAGGCGAGGGTTGTTTTTGATGATCCTTGAACTGGAGCTACTGGCTAATTGGACAATGGTTCTCATCCACCTTGatgtatttaaaaaaacatgTCATGTTTATTGACTTCTCAATTTGATTGAAGGCTAAACCAGTCATGTCTGGCACCAATTGCATAATGTTTAATGGTTGTAACTTGTTTTCTcccagatgtcctactttgaccgggatgatgttgccctcccCCATGTCTCCCAGTTCTTCCAAGATCAGTCCCAGGAGAagcaggaacatgcagagaagctgctgaaattccagaatcggcgtggaggcagagtcctcctccaggatgtgaaggctGGTGTTgggtttttggggtggggggagttgggtGGTAGAGAGTGGCTGCTCCTCAGGGATGGCACAGTGACTCGGTGTTTACCATGcatgcctcagtgccagggatccaagtTTGGTTCTTGGTTCTAGGCTCCAGTGAACGACTGGAGTTTACTTGTTCTTGCCATGTCCACATTGGCTTCACGGTTCAATGACGTGTGGGTTAGAAGGATTGCCAtttaaaatgcagggttacaggaataaggtgGGATTGTTCACAGAAGGGACTTGTAGCGACGAACGCAGTGGCCGTACCTGCTGATCGGGGATGAATAAAACGATGTAGTGACCTTTGTTATTGTCACCATGTGTCAAatagcctgttcccatgctgcagagattctgaagcttacctgtccttctctccatccccagaagccagagagggctgagtggggtaacagcctgcaggcaatgcaggttgccctggatctggagaagaatgtgaaccagagtttgctggatctccaccaactcgccacagcccagactgaccctcatgtgagCTTTCCCACCTCCTCGTTCTGATCACTGCTAGGCCCTCAGGGCAACACCTCATTGGTCTTTTGTAGATTAAAATTCACTGGGATACTTTGATCACAATATCATATCTGAACAGTATGTTCATTTAATCAACATTAAAACAGCTCAGCAATGAGCTGAAATGGGAATTTGGATTCAGTACCACGAGTGATGTTGGCCACTGAATTCACTTTCAGGTCCACTTGCAGTAGAATGATCATTGTCTGTCACAGTTCAGCTCGGCTCCACTTCACAAACAACAAGGTGCATCTGGAATGTTACTGTCCTCCCTGGCGCAACATCTAGATGTCAGTGGCTTTTCCAGCTGTCGAGAGCCAGTTATGGTGGGGTCTGTTTCGCAGTGGGAATTCTGAAAATTTCCTGGATCATGCAAATGTACCAAGTTGCCATaattcctctgttgcagctgtgtgacttcttGGAGAcccactatttggatgaggaggtggagatcatcaagcaacttggggactacatcaccaacctgaagcgcctgggagcccctgagaatgggatgggagagtacctgtttgacaggctctccctggaggacagcagttagtgtggcctggagtactgtctgcttggtctgaatgcattccccacttcaccctgggcaatctgtctccttccagggagaagggacttgtagcaaagaatgtaatggctgtaccagctgaatgCAAATGAGTAAAATGATGTGTTTATCTTGGTTCTTGTCCATCATTCAGACAGCTGGACGCTGCAGGTTCTCACCAATAGGCCTATGGGAAGAGATATCAGGCTCTGCTTTCTGCCCAGGTGCAGGAAACAGCTCAGCTGGGACTGAGATGAGTTCAACCTGACTCGTATCCTCCCAATGGGCCCTGACATGACCAGCATATTCTGTTTTACATTTGCTACCTTTATCTCATGTGGACACAGCCTAAAGTTACTGGGAGCCGGTGAAGGTTCAAACCAAGGCCAGTACTGGTGGGCTGAGACCTACCCTGCCTTGTTACAGCCTACTGTAGTTGACAGCACTGAACAGTTCATTCCTCTTGTTGTGGGAGTTAAATATGCTGCTACCCTGAAGGGATCTTGGTGTAATTACCCTTAGCCTCGAGTCAATTCTCCTAGGAGCATTCTGAAGCTGGCCTAATGTGGCTTTTGTCAGTTTACTTTCTCTGACCTGTTCCAACACCTTCATTGCTTTTCtcacccctcccaccaccccactCCTAGCAATAAACTTCCACCCTGCCAGTCTacagctgggaaaattcagccccaaCATTGACAGCACCCATATTCCATGGAGTTAGCTCAGGAAATTATCTTGAACTGTTACATGCTCATGTATGAGCTCAATACCACTTCGAGCACCATCACTGTGTCTTTTGGAGTAACACAGCAACACTCGTGGTTCAATGCTGCCATTTGATTGGCTCTTGCTGCTAAAGCCAGCATTGAGCACACTAAGCTGCTCCCTTGGTTCCTCTGTGCTTCACACACGCTGAGGGTTACTCCTGATGAAGGTAGATTTCACCCAATCACATTGAAGCATCAGTGCGACTTGGAGAGGAGACCGTGAGATGCTGACTTTCCTGTACGACTGCTTCTTCTATCTTTTTGAGGTGTCAGAGAGATGATGGGTTGAGGAGGGGGTGATCAGAGCCAGCCTGGGGATTGTTCCAGGGAGTTGTGTAGCGAGTGCACACTGCAGCCTTCACTGAAGGTGTGGGTCGTTCAGGCACTGAATGTATTTGTTCCACTACATaaagtgttttatttcaaataatcttGAGTCTTGGCTGTAGAATCTGTGAATCCGTGCAGTGCAGGAAGAGTttgttcagcccatttagtctgcactgatcctctgtcctctgaacagcatcttgttCAGACACACCCTGTCTTCTTGCCCCCATCTTTCTATCCCACAGCCATTGCAAAGTAAACTGCatgtctctggactgtgggaggaaaggaacccacacagacacggggacgaTGTACAGCCTCGTCAGAGTCGCCCATGACTGGAATTACATGTGGGTCCCGGGCACTATGCAGCAGCAGTGCTCATCAGTAAGATACCATGCCCCCTAAAGTAACAAAAACAGGAGAAGGTGGTGAGGAAAGTAAAGCAAGCTTTTCCTTTATAAGATGAGttcccagatcagtcagaactatcaccaggattgtgaagctgctgtcaaaaggcagattaatgtggagctcactgcctccgaTCTCAATCACTCTTTGGTGAGTGCTGTCCCTGTGGGGTTAAAACTTGATCTATGTAGTTGAAGTAAATGTTTTCTCTTGAATTTAATTAACTGGACCCTCTCTCTTTGTAGATTGAGTTTTGTAGTCCTTTCCTAAATATTAATTCAGGATAAGGGCAATGTTACTGTACCAATGGGGTTTGATAATGATGTACTCTGAAGCTGGGTCCCAGTTGGCCTTCAGAGATATGTGGAGGATGAAGTGTCCCTGGAGAAATTTGCCAGTTTGGTGTTTGAATTGGC
This is a stretch of genomic DNA from Stegostoma tigrinum isolate sSteTig4 chromosome 38, sSteTig4.hap1, whole genome shotgun sequence. It encodes these proteins:
- the LOC132206561 gene encoding ferritin, middle subunit-like → MASQISQNYHQDCEAAVNKQVNVELTASYLYQSLMSYFDRDDVALPHVSQFFQDQSQEKQEHAEKLLKFQNRRGGRVLLQDVKKPERAEWGNSLQAMQVALDLEKNVNQSLLDLHQLATAQTDPHLCDFLETHYLDEEVEIIKQLGDYITNLKRLGAPENGMGEYLFDRLSLEDSS